In the Flavobacterium sp. 90 genome, TAACCATTTTTATCATTAAACAGGATAATACCAGCACCTGATCTTTCTCCAATTCTTCCGTTCATGCTTAAAGTTTGAAGTGATGGTGCATCTTCCTGACCAAACCATTGCTTTCTTGCAGTCAATCTTATTTTTGTACAATTTGCAGCTCCCGCCATTGACGGATGAATTAAATAGTAATTGTCTGATAAATAATCTGAATAAACCGGAATCCCCTCTTGTGAATAAGAATAAAACGATGTAATAAAAAAAATGAATAAAACCTTGATTCTAAATTTCATAAAGGCAATTTTGTTTACTTATATTTTTGACTCCTATAATTTAATACGATTTATTTGAAAAGAGTCTTAATTATTTTATTAAAAAATCAAATATAGGTATTAGTAGAAAATAAGTTTACTAAATTTGTAAAAATTTACAAATCATGACAAAAATCACCATAAAGGAAACTCAAAATCCAACAATCCTAAAGTTTGAATTTGAAGATTTCATAACACAAAATCAAAGTTTTGAGTTCAAAAATATCGATGAAGCGCAAGCATCTCCATTAGCACAACAATTATTCTATCTTCCGTTTGTAAAAACAGTTTATATTTCCGGAAACTTTATCGCTATCGAAAGATACAGTATTGTAGAATGGGATGACGTTAAAGACTCTGTTGCTGAACAAATTACAGCATTCGTTGACAAAGGTGGCGTTATCATAAAAGTAGACGAAACTACCACAAAAAAACAGCCTATAACAGTTTACGGAGAAACAACTCCAAATCCTGCTGCTTTAAAATTTGTAGTGAGCAGAATGTTGACCAGAAACGCTGTAGAATACAAAAACATCGATCAAACTGCTTCTTCTCCTTTAGCAAAAGAATTATTCAAATTTCCTTATGTAAAAGAGGTTTTTATTGATGAAAATTATATTTCGGTAACTAAATATGACATTAATAATTGGGATGAAATTACTTTAGAAGTTAGATCTTTCATCAAACAATTTATCGAAAATGGAGGAACTGTTTTAGATGAAACTTTAATTGAAGTTGCTACTAAAAATGACATTACTAAAGATGAAGCATTTGACAAACTAGATGTTACTTCTCAACAAATTATCAATATCTTAGAAGAATACGTAAAACCTGCAGTTGCTGCTGACGGTGGAAATATTGCTTTTGATTCTTATAATGAAAACGACAAAACAGTAAAAGTAATTCTGCAAGGAGCTTGCAGTGGTTGTCCGTCATCTACTTTTACTCTAAAAAGCGGAATCGAAAATATGCTAAAAAGCATGCTAAATGATGAAGCTATTAAAGTAGAAGCTTTAAACGCATAATATTACATCTTACATAAAAGAAAAGCGTCTGCCAATGTAGACGCTTTTTTTATATATCTTATTTACTATCAGTAAATTATTTTAACAATAACACTACAATTCTTGTAAAAATGATTTAATATTGTATTCTTAACAAATCAAATTTCAAACTATGGGAGTATCATCATTTTTCAAAAATTTATTTGGCTCAGCCAAAGAAACCGCTACAGATTTAGCAAATCAGGCAGAAACTACTATTGAACAAGCTAAAGAAGCTGCTGCACCTTATGTAGAAAAAGCAGAAACTTTTGCAGAAGAAACTATCGCAAAAGCCAAAGAAGCTTCGGAACCAATACTTGACAGCGCTGTAGAATATGCACATCAGGCAAAAGATATTGTGAGCGAATATGTAGAGAAAGCATCTGATTCAATAAGTGACGTAATTGACACGGTAAAAGAAAAAGCTGGTGATCTTACTCAAGAAACTAAAACAGTTGCCTCTGAAACTGTAGTTGATGCTGCTGAAAAAACTGAA is a window encoding:
- a CDS encoding NifU family protein, whose protein sequence is MTKITIKETQNPTILKFEFEDFITQNQSFEFKNIDEAQASPLAQQLFYLPFVKTVYISGNFIAIERYSIVEWDDVKDSVAEQITAFVDKGGVIIKVDETTTKKQPITVYGETTPNPAALKFVVSRMLTRNAVEYKNIDQTASSPLAKELFKFPYVKEVFIDENYISVTKYDINNWDEITLEVRSFIKQFIENGGTVLDETLIEVATKNDITKDEAFDKLDVTSQQIINILEEYVKPAVAADGGNIAFDSYNENDKTVKVILQGACSGCPSSTFTLKSGIENMLKSMLNDEAIKVEALNA
- a CDS encoding YtxH domain-containing protein gives rise to the protein MGVSSFFKNLFGSAKETATDLANQAETTIEQAKEAAAPYVEKAETFAEETIAKAKEASEPILDSAVEYAHQAKDIVSEYVEKASDSISDVIDTVKEKAGDLTQETKTVASETVVDAAEKTEDATDKIVDETGDKE